CCTATTATGACAAACCTGAAATTTGTTCCGAGGGATGCGCCGGCGAATTGGTCACCGTTGAGCGTCTCGAAGACAGGCGTTTCAATATTATTTTAAAGGGTCTTTTCAGGTTTTCGGTTAAGGATCAGTTTTTTGATAAAAATTACCGTCAGGCCCTGGTAGAGCCTTTTACTCAGGATAAAACTGGCGGAAATTTACCTCTTAAACTGAAAGAAGATTTGCTCACCCTCCTTAAAAAACTGGCCAATCGGACGAAAGGATACGAACAGTTCCTTTCTCTCTTAAAAACAGGCGTTGACGATGAAACTTTAATTCATATGCTTTGTTATAGCCTGCAATTCTCGAATTTAGAAAAACAGTTTCTTTTGGAATCAGAAAATTTACCGCAGCAGGCAAAAAGATTAATGGAATTGATTCGATTCCAGACGTTAGAAATTAAACCCTCTTCCCCTTCTGAACCAGGATAAACGCCTGTCGTTCAGAGAATTTGCAGGAGAAACATGATGGCCAAGGAACTTGAAGCGGGGGATAAAGCCCCTGATTTTAATCTACCCTCTTCCACGGGAGAAAACATTTCATTAAAATCTCTTAAAGGAAAATCTGTCGTCTTGTATTTTTATCCGAAAGACGATACGCCAGGATGCACGAAAGAGTCTTGCGGATTCCGGGATGAATTGAGTCAATTTAATAAAGCTTCGGCAGTTATCCTGGGTGTAAGCAACGATTCGCTTGATTCCCACCAGAAGTTTATCAAAAAATACTCCCTTACCTTTGCCCTTCTGTCTGACGAAGACCACGCCGTTTCGGAAAAATACGGCGTTTATAAAGAAAAAAACATGTACGGAAAAAAATACTGGGGAATTGAGCGGTCAACCTTCGTCATTGACCCCGAGGGGAAGATCAAGCAGATTTTTCGTAAAGTAAAAGTCGATAACCATATCCAGGAAGTCCTGAACGCACTGGCCTGAAGCCCTCCGGGGTTATTACTCAGTCACCGGGGTAGAACTCAAGGAACGGATACCCGGGTTCAGGCCCAAGAACAGAGTTAGAAAGCTGTCATTGCGAACAAAGTGAAGCAATCTCAAGACTTTACGATAAGATTGCCACGCACCCTTCGGTGCTCGCAATGACATGATTAATAAGTGGGTGCGAAGTCTATCGCTGGTCTTGCGTTCTCGTTTGCACCAATAACCGCCCTCCAGGCCACCCCAGGGGGTCTTGCGGAGAAA
The window above is part of the Nitrospirota bacterium genome. Proteins encoded here:
- the bcp gene encoding thioredoxin-dependent thiol peroxidase; its protein translation is MAKELEAGDKAPDFNLPSSTGENISLKSLKGKSVVLYFYPKDDTPGCTKESCGFRDELSQFNKASAVILGVSNDSLDSHQKFIKKYSLTFALLSDEDHAVSEKYGVYKEKNMYGKKYWGIERSTFVIDPEGKIKQIFRKVKVDNHIQEVLNALA
- a CDS encoding LON peptidase substrate-binding domain-containing protein, whose product is MMKTSIYPKIIPLFPLPNVVFFPKTYLPLHIFEPRYREMVEDTEKKGKIIGMVLLKDGWENTYYDKPEICSEGCAGELVTVERLEDRRFNIILKGLFRFSVKDQFFDKNYRQALVEPFTQDKTGGNLPLKLKEDLLTLLKKLANRTKGYEQFLSLLKTGVDDETLIHMLCYSLQFSNLEKQFLLESENLPQQAKRLMELIRFQTLEIKPSSPSEPG